A genomic stretch from Lathyrus oleraceus cultivar Zhongwan6 chromosome 2, CAAS_Psat_ZW6_1.0, whole genome shotgun sequence includes:
- the LOC127123782 gene encoding uncharacterized protein LOC127123782, which yields MPLNIDLNTPYIDHEMMECNIAPSINLNDPSSSNFNLSFKDLHGSSSNEEYMEEANMFNCENDFEHGIFNINEDIDVDALYSNEVHVMEEESEFIPNEEDGEETEFNQYESDGETESIAAMSTMVQHEPETFREKRSFINNDQRKIIAQLLIKNSCGGKLKSGTVIWLASKYSVSIDVIYRIWKQVSQTGDASHKRTKNCGRKRVAVDIEKVRDISLAKRSTLQSLAFALGISKTALFKFVKDGTLRRHSNALKPQMKDSNMKDRLRFCLSMLEETSLPHDPEFKSMHNIVHIDEKWFYMTKKSANYYLLENENEPYRTCKNKNFIGKVMFLVAVARPRFDDGDKEIFSGKIGVFPLVQKVAAKRSSINRASGTLETKPITSITKEVSRNFLINKVLPAIKEKWPREHAMETIYIQQDNAPCHVSIDDEEFRKAASEGGFDIRLSCQPPNSPDLNVLDLGFFNVIQSLQQKEVSKSVDELIEVEVGSRSWNLHREGNMKNAS from the exons ATGCCTCTTAATATTGATCTAAACACTCCAtatattgatcatgaaatgatggAATGCAACATAGCACCATCCATTAATCTAAATGATCCTTCTTCAAGTAATTTTAACTTGTCTTTTAAGGACCTACATGGTAGTTCATCAAATGAAGAATACATGGAAGAAGCTAATATGTTCAATTGTGAAAATGATTTTGAACATGGTATTTTTAATATTAATGAGGACATTGATGTTGATGCTTTATATTCAAATGAAGTTCATGTCATGGAAGAAG AGAGTGAATTTATTCCAAATGAAGAAGATGGAGAGGAGACTGAATTTAATCAATATGAAAGTGATGGAGAAACTGAAAGTATTGCAGCTA TGTCCACAATGGTTCAACATGAACCTGAAACTTTTAGGGAAAAAAGATCATTTATAAACAATGATCAACGGAAAATAATTGCTCAATTATTGATAAAGAATAGTTGTGGTGGAAAACTAAAATCCGGAACTGTTATATGGTTGGCATCCAAATACTCGGTATCCATCGATGTTATTTATCGAATTTGGAAGCAAGTATCTCAAACAGGTGATGCGTCTCATAAAAGAACAAAAAATTGTGGTCGGAAAAGAGTTGCGGTAGATATTGAAAAAGTGCGGGATATTTCGTTAGCTAAACGTAGCACTCTTCAGAGCCTCGCATTTGCCTTGGGCATTAGCAAAACAGCATTGTTTAAGTTTGTAAAGGATGGGACTTTGCGTCGGCATTCAAATGCTCTAAAGCCACAAATGAAAGATAGCAATATGAAAGATCGTCTTAGATTTTGCTTGTCCATGCTTGAAGAAACTAGTCTTCCTCATGATCCGGAGTTTAAGTCTATGCATAATATCGTCCACATAGATGAAAAATGGTTCTACATGACCAAAAAATCAGCTAACTACTACCTTCTTGAAAATGAGAATGAGCCATATCGCAcatgcaaaaataaaaattttATTGGAAAAGTCATGTTTTTAGTAGCAGTCGCTAGGCCTAGATTCGATGACGGTGATAAGGAGATATTTTCGGGAAAAATTGGCGTCTTTCCTCTTGTTCAAAAAGTTGCAGCAAAAAGGTCAAGTATCAATAGAGCTTCGGGTACACTTGAAACTAAACCGATTACTTCTATCACTAAAGAAGTTAGTCGAAATTTTCTAATCAATAAAGTGTTACCTGCAATTAAAGAAAAATGGCCGAGAGAACATGCAATGGAAACAATTTATATACAACAAGATAATGCTCCGTGTCATGTTTCTATTGACGATGAAGAATTTCGTAAAGCAGCTTCTGAAGGAGGATTTGACATCCGTTTATCTTGTCAACCACCGAATTCTCCTGATTTAAATGTTTTAGATCTGGGTTTTTTCAATGTCATTCAATCATTACAACAAAAGGAAGTTTCAAAATCAGTTGATGAACTCATTGAAGTT GAGGTTGGTTCTAGATCATGGAATTTACATAGAGAAGGAAATATGAAGAATGCTAGTTAG